A stretch of Oreochromis aureus strain Israel breed Guangdong unplaced genomic scaffold, ZZ_aureus HiC_scaffold_88, whole genome shotgun sequence DNA encodes these proteins:
- the LOC116318616 gene encoding nuclear factor 7, brain-like produces MADKLALFKNYLSCHVCSETFRDPVSLSCNHNFCSSCLQKFWEQAKNQNCPICKRKYSKDYPDVNLTLKELADSFAGRQKAGSSEMIKERREKKLTVVCRKHEEKPKLFCVDEQRAVCPVCDFPHHQSHKVVPVKEAVSDLKKHLESDLKSLQDKRNKYKQVEKTYNEMIQHSKKQLLSTERQIRAEFIKLQQFLKEEEESRLAALREEEEQKGRTISREMKMIEEQISSLSDSISAVEEELQKHSVPFLSSYKDTQSRARAQSSVSDPQLVSGALIDVAKHLGNLSFRVWEKMKEKVHFSPVILDPNTANPRLYLSDDLTSVRCGAILQQLPDNPERNTYTATVFGSEGFSSGKHSWEVEVGDYPTWNIGLVQESVYRKGESPSSLKYVTWCLKHHSGKYINGANQTVTVKKSLQRIRVQLDYDRGEVSFYDPEDMTHIYTHRDTFTEKLFPYFSIGKAGDAKTSDIKICQTEI; encoded by the coding sequence ATGGCTGACAAACTTGCACTTTTCAAAAATTACCTGAGCTGCCATGTGTGTTCAGAGACTTTCAGAgatcctgtgtctctgagctgcaACCACAACTTCTGTTCAAGCTGCCTGCAAAAATTTTGGGAACAAGCTAAAAACCAAAACTGTCccatttgtaaaagaaaatattcaaaGGATTATCCAGATGTGAACTTGACACTGAAAGAACTCGCTGATTCATTTGCTGGGAGACAGAAAGCTGGATCATCTGAGATGATTAAGgaaagaagagagaagaaactAACAGTGGTGTgcagaaaacatgaagaaaagccTAAACTGTTCTGTGTGGACGAGCAGAGAGCTGTGTGTCCTGTCTGTGACTTTCCTCACCACCAGAGTCACAAAGTGGTTCCTGTAAAAGAAGCAGTCAGTGACCTTAAAAAACATCTAGAATCTGACTTAAAGTCTCTGCAGGACAAGAGGAACAAATACAAACAAGTGGAGAAAACATACAATGAAATGATTCAACACTCCAAGAAGCAGCTGTTGTCCACAGAGAGGCAGATCAGAGCAGAGTTCATCAAGCTCCAGCAGTtcctgaaagaggaagaggagtccAGACTGGCAGctctgagggaggaagaggagcagaagggGAGGACTATCAGCAGAGAGATGAAGATGATTGAGGAGCAGATCTCCTCTCTGTCAGACAGCATCTCTGCTGTTGAAgaagagctgcagaaacacagcgtGCCATTCCTCAGCAGTTATAAAGACACTCAGAGCAGAGCCAGAGCCCAGAGCTCAGTGTCAGATCCACAGCTGGTCTCAGGAGCACTGATAGATGTggccaaacacctgggcaacctgTCCTTCAGAGTGTgggagaagatgaaggagaaggTCCACTTCAGTCCTGTCAttctggacccaaacactgcAAACCCCCGTCTCTATCTGTCTGATGACCTGACCAGTGTAAGATGTGGAGCAATATTgcagcagcttcctgataatccagagagaaatacttatactgccactgtttttGGCTCTGAGGGCTTCAGctcagggaaacacagctgggaggtggaggtgggagACTATCCAACCTGGAATATAGGTTTAGTTCAAGAGTCAGTTTACAGGAAGGGAGAATCTCCTTCTTCATTAAAATATGTAACCTGGTGTTTAAAGCACCACAGTGGAAAATACATTAATGGTGCAAATCAGACTGTGACAGTGAAGAAGAGTCTCCAGAGGATCAGAGTCCAGCTGGACTATGACAGGGGGGAGGTGTCCTTCTATGACCCTGAAGACATGACTCACATCTACACTCACAGAGACACTTTCACTGAGAAACTCTTCCCTTATTTCAGTATTGGAAAGGCAGGAGACGCCAAAACCTCTGATATCAAAATCTGTCAGACTGAGATTTGA